Proteins from a single region of Ensifer adhaerens:
- a CDS encoding HAD family hydrolase, producing MSSPIVVFDLDGTLVDTAPDLVASLNHAVTQAGIAPVGYADLTHLVGHGARAMIERTFALRQKPLTEDVLEWQLREFVDFYHGSMPGDSLPYPGLVDALDRLSGAGYRLAVCTNKPEKLAKRLLERLGLIERFAAISGGDTFEVRKPDAEHLLRTVANAGGSAERSVMVGDSLNDFLVARNAAVPSIAVPFGYSDVPVESLEPTKIISHFDELTPELVSALLEAR from the coding sequence GTGTCATCCCCCATAGTCGTCTTCGATCTCGACGGAACGCTCGTCGATACCGCTCCGGACCTGGTCGCGAGCCTCAACCATGCGGTGACCCAGGCGGGCATCGCCCCGGTCGGCTATGCCGATCTGACCCATCTTGTCGGTCACGGCGCACGCGCCATGATCGAACGCACCTTCGCCCTTCGGCAAAAGCCGCTCACCGAAGACGTGCTCGAATGGCAGCTCAGGGAGTTCGTCGATTTTTACCACGGCTCGATGCCCGGCGATTCGCTCCCCTATCCGGGCCTCGTCGACGCCCTCGACCGCCTCTCCGGCGCCGGCTACAGGCTGGCGGTCTGCACCAACAAGCCGGAAAAGCTGGCAAAGCGCCTTCTCGAACGCCTGGGGCTGATCGAACGCTTCGCGGCGATTTCCGGTGGTGACACCTTCGAAGTGCGTAAGCCGGATGCCGAGCATCTGCTCAGGACTGTTGCCAATGCCGGCGGGTCAGCCGAGCGCTCGGTGATGGTCGGCGACAGCCTCAACGACTTCCTCGTCGCCCGCAATGCAGCGGTGCCGTCGATTGCGGTTCCCTTCGGCTACTCCGACGTTCCTGTCGAAAGCCTGGAACCGACGAAAATTATCAGCCACTTCGACGAGTTGACGCCGGAACTGGTCTCGGCGCTTCTCGAAGCCCGATGA